Proteins from a genomic interval of Mycolicibacterium grossiae:
- a CDS encoding cytochrome c biogenesis protein DipZ, producing MATLVLIGFLGGLITGISPCILPVLPVVFFSSTPAGGTDGPGGTGATATATRVGRAQRLRPYLVIAGLVTSFSVVTLVGSALLSLLHLPQDAIRWVALVALVAIGLGLIFPRVEALLEKPFARLPQRQFGSGRSGFGMGLALGVLYVPCAGPVLAAIVVAGATGEIGVRIVALTLAFAVGAALPLLVFALAGRRVAERVAAFRRRQRGIRVVAGIVTILLAVALVFDLPAALQRAIPDYTSALQSKVGGEDQLREQLNLGGLVNEQNAELSNCSNGAPELESCGTAPDIKGITAWLNTPDGAPVDLASLRGKVVLIDFWAYSCINCQRSIPHLVDWYRAYRDAGLEVIGVHTPEYAFEKDRANVESGAAKLGITYPVAMDNGFATWTNYRNRYWPAHYLIDREGVVRHVKFGEGDYAVTERLIRELLGDGTDLPPAIDGADTTPTEPTTPETYFSVGKVVNYGGQGVYDEGTHRYEVPARLPADTFALQGPWALDYQGITAGADGAGIALNYHARQVYLVVGGTGTVTVTRDGRTETQSVSGPPNTVRLVDDDTDGAGRLDVTLSKGLQAYSFTYG from the coding sequence ATGGCCACACTCGTCCTGATCGGCTTCCTCGGTGGCCTCATCACCGGCATCTCGCCCTGCATCCTCCCGGTGCTCCCGGTCGTGTTCTTCTCGAGCACACCCGCGGGCGGCACCGACGGGCCGGGCGGCACGGGCGCGACCGCCACCGCGACCCGCGTCGGTCGTGCCCAGCGGCTGCGCCCCTACCTCGTCATCGCCGGTCTGGTCACGAGTTTCAGCGTCGTCACGCTCGTCGGGTCGGCGCTGCTGTCGCTGCTGCACCTACCGCAGGACGCCATCCGCTGGGTCGCGCTGGTGGCCCTGGTCGCGATCGGCCTGGGGCTGATCTTCCCGCGCGTCGAGGCGCTGCTGGAGAAGCCGTTCGCGCGGCTCCCGCAGCGCCAATTCGGTTCCGGTCGCAGCGGTTTCGGGATGGGCCTAGCCCTCGGAGTGCTCTACGTGCCGTGCGCGGGGCCGGTCCTCGCGGCGATCGTCGTGGCCGGCGCGACGGGCGAGATCGGCGTCCGCATCGTCGCGCTGACACTGGCCTTCGCCGTCGGCGCGGCGTTGCCGCTGCTGGTCTTCGCCCTCGCGGGACGACGCGTCGCCGAGCGGGTCGCGGCGTTCCGCCGCCGGCAGCGCGGGATCCGCGTCGTGGCGGGCATCGTCACGATCCTCCTCGCGGTGGCGCTGGTGTTCGACCTGCCTGCGGCGCTGCAGCGCGCCATCCCCGACTACACCAGTGCGTTGCAGAGCAAGGTCGGCGGCGAGGACCAGCTGCGTGAACAGCTCAACCTCGGCGGTCTGGTCAACGAGCAGAACGCCGAGCTGTCCAACTGCTCCAACGGGGCACCCGAACTCGAGAGTTGCGGCACCGCACCGGACATCAAGGGCATTACGGCGTGGCTCAACACCCCCGACGGCGCACCGGTCGACCTGGCGTCGCTGCGCGGCAAGGTGGTGCTGATCGACTTCTGGGCGTACTCCTGCATCAACTGTCAGCGCTCCATCCCCCACCTCGTCGACTGGTACCGCGCCTACCGTGACGCCGGCCTCGAGGTGATCGGCGTGCACACCCCCGAGTACGCGTTCGAGAAGGACCGGGCCAACGTCGAGAGCGGCGCCGCGAAACTCGGCATCACCTATCCGGTGGCGATGGACAACGGCTTCGCGACGTGGACGAACTACCGCAACCGGTACTGGCCCGCGCACTACCTCATCGACCGCGAGGGCGTCGTGCGGCACGTGAAGTTCGGTGAGGGCGACTACGCCGTGACCGAACGACTAATCCGCGAACTGCTCGGCGACGGCACCGATCTGCCCCCGGCCATCGACGGCGCGGACACCACGCCGACCGAGCCGACCACCCCCGAGACGTACTTCAGCGTCGGCAAGGTGGTGAACTACGGCGGGCAGGGCGTCTACGACGAGGGCACCCACCGCTACGAGGTCCCCGCCCGCCTGCCGGCCGACACCTTCGCGCTGCAGGGGCCGTGGGCGCTGGACTACCAGGGCATCACCGCCGGCGCCGACGGCGCGGGCATCGCGCTGAACTACCACGCACGCCAGGTCTATCTGGTCGTCGGCGGCACCGGGACGGTGACGGTGACCCGCGACGGCCGCACCGAGACCCAATCCGTCAGCGGCCCGCCCAACACCGTCCGACTCGTCGACGACGACACCGACGGCGCGGGCCGCCTGGACGTCACGCTCTCGAAGGGCCTGCAGGCGTACTCGTTCACCTACGGCTGA
- the puuE gene encoding allantoinase PuuE: MTTPDYPRDMIGYGPHPPDPAWPGGARIAVQFVLNYEEGGENSVLHGDAASETFLSDVIGAQAFPDRHLSVESLYEYGSRAGLWRLLRLFDRHEVPLTVFGVAMALARNPAAVAAFRSRGDEIACHGLRWISYQLIAEDVERAHLAEAVEVLTRLTGEAPLGWYTGRDSPRTRQLVVEHGGFLYDADSYADDLPYWTRVAGRDHLVVPYALDTNDMKYVSTSGFASSTEFGDYLRDAFDVLYAEGVAGAPKMLSVGLHCRLAGRPARIAALDRFLAHVRAHDGVWLARRVDVARHWIEHFPPGGPTP; encoded by the coding sequence ATGACGACGCCGGACTATCCGCGCGACATGATCGGCTACGGTCCGCACCCGCCGGACCCGGCGTGGCCCGGCGGCGCCCGCATCGCGGTGCAGTTCGTCCTCAATTACGAGGAGGGCGGCGAGAACAGCGTGCTGCACGGCGACGCCGCCTCGGAGACGTTCCTGTCCGACGTCATTGGCGCACAGGCGTTTCCGGACCGGCACCTGAGCGTCGAGTCGCTCTACGAGTACGGTTCGCGGGCAGGGCTGTGGCGACTGCTGCGGCTGTTCGACCGGCACGAGGTGCCGCTGACCGTCTTCGGCGTCGCGATGGCGCTGGCCCGCAACCCGGCGGCCGTCGCCGCGTTCCGGTCGCGCGGCGACGAGATCGCCTGCCACGGTCTGCGGTGGATCAGCTACCAGCTCATCGCCGAGGACGTGGAACGCGCGCACCTCGCCGAGGCGGTCGAGGTGCTGACCCGCCTCACCGGCGAGGCGCCGCTGGGCTGGTACACCGGCCGGGACTCGCCGCGGACACGGCAGCTGGTGGTCGAGCACGGCGGGTTCCTCTACGACGCCGACTCCTATGCCGACGACCTGCCGTACTGGACCCGGGTGGCCGGCCGCGACCACCTCGTGGTGCCGTACGCGTTGGACACCAACGACATGAAGTACGTCTCCACCAGCGGCTTCGCCAGCAGCACCGAGTTCGGTGACTACCTGCGCGACGCGTTCGACGTGCTGTACGCCGAGGGCGTCGCCGGTGCGCCGAAGATGTTGTCGGTCGGGCTGCACTGCCGGTTGGCGGGCCGGCCCGCACGCATCGCGGCCCTGGACCGCTTCCTGGCCCACGTGCGTGCCCACGACGGGGTGTGGCTGGCCCGGCGCGTCGACGTCGCCCGGCACTGGATCGAGCACTTCCCGCCCGGCGGACCGACGCCGTGA
- a CDS encoding cryptochrome/photolyase family protein, whose amino-acid sequence MPTLLWFRRDLRLHDLPAALDAAKADGGGGEVLACYVLDPRLHTTSGARRLRYLHDALQDLRGGLDGRLLVTTGRPEQRIPDIAKRIEATSVHVSEDFTPFGMRRDEAVREALAKVGDGVPLEASGSPYLVSPGRVTKDDGSAYKVFTPFFRAWKEHGWRAPAKTGPKTASWIDPASVDGVRNEDIEDVDVDIDVTAGETGARKAWKAFVADRLDDYADDRNRPDVDGISRMSAHLKFGAIHPRTMAADLGRGKGAQAYLRELCFRDFYANVVREWPRSTWWNFNSAFDAMEVDDDAAAKKRFETWKAGKTGYPIVDAGMRQLSQSGWMHNRVRMITASFLVKDLHLPWQWGARWFLDQLVDGDMANNQHGWQWAAGTGTDASPFFRVFNPITQGDKFDPDGAYVRQWVPEYGTDDYPEPMVDHKTERAEALRRYEQIR is encoded by the coding sequence ATGCCCACGTTGCTGTGGTTCCGTCGCGACCTGCGCCTGCACGACCTGCCCGCGGCGCTGGACGCCGCGAAGGCCGACGGCGGTGGCGGCGAGGTGCTCGCGTGCTACGTCCTGGACCCGCGGCTGCACACGACCTCCGGTGCGCGCCGGCTGCGGTACCTGCACGATGCGCTGCAGGACCTGCGCGGCGGGCTCGACGGCCGGCTGCTCGTCACCACCGGACGGCCCGAGCAGCGGATCCCCGACATCGCCAAGCGCATCGAGGCGACGTCGGTGCACGTCTCGGAGGACTTCACGCCGTTCGGCATGCGCCGCGACGAGGCCGTGCGCGAGGCACTGGCGAAGGTCGGTGACGGGGTACCGCTGGAGGCGTCCGGGTCGCCCTACCTGGTCTCGCCCGGACGGGTCACCAAGGACGACGGATCGGCCTACAAGGTCTTCACCCCCTTCTTCCGCGCCTGGAAGGAGCACGGCTGGCGCGCGCCGGCCAAGACCGGGCCGAAGACCGCGTCGTGGATCGACCCGGCCTCCGTCGACGGCGTGCGCAACGAGGACATCGAGGACGTCGACGTGGACATCGACGTCACGGCCGGCGAGACCGGCGCCCGCAAGGCCTGGAAGGCATTCGTCGCCGACCGGCTCGACGATTACGCCGACGACCGCAACCGCCCCGACGTCGACGGCATCAGCCGCATGTCGGCGCACCTGAAGTTCGGTGCGATCCACCCGCGGACGATGGCGGCCGACCTTGGGCGCGGCAAGGGCGCCCAGGCCTACCTGCGGGAGCTGTGCTTCCGCGACTTCTACGCCAACGTCGTTCGCGAGTGGCCGCGCAGCACGTGGTGGAACTTCAACTCGGCCTTCGACGCCATGGAGGTCGACGACGACGCGGCCGCCAAGAAGCGGTTCGAGACGTGGAAGGCCGGCAAGACGGGCTACCCGATCGTCGATGCGGGGATGCGACAGCTGAGCCAGAGCGGCTGGATGCACAACCGGGTGCGCATGATCACCGCCTCGTTCCTGGTCAAGGACCTCCACCTGCCGTGGCAGTGGGGGGCGCGCTGGTTCCTGGACCAGCTCGTCGACGGCGACATGGCCAACAACCAGCACGGCTGGCAGTGGGCGGCAGGCACCGGCACCGACGCCTCGCCGTTCTTCCGGGTGTTCAACCCGATCACCCAGGGCGACAAGTTCGACCCCGACGGCGCCTACGTGCGGCAGTGGGTGCCGGAGTACGGCACCGACGACTATCCCGAGCCGATGGTCGACCACAAGACCGAGCGCGCCGAGGCGCTGCGCCGGTACGAGCAGATCCGCTGA
- a CDS encoding CaiB/BaiF CoA transferase family protein codes for MTGPLQGIRVIELGLWVAAPATGGILADWGADVIKVEPPQGDPARMFGRMIGVDTGANPPFEMDNRSKRSIVADLGTASGRALVGDLLADADAFVTNVRPGALARAGLDFASLAERNPRLVYGLITGYGLEGPDADRAAYDVAAFWARAGIADLLTRPGDVPPFQRGGMGDHSAGMTLAAAVCAALVARQSTGAGQLVTTSLYRQGAYTVSFDLNTLVLTGQHVAIGQREAMGNPCMNNYATADGRRFWIVGLQGDRHWPALCRAVGRTEWLDDERYATPRARAVNARDLVAALDAVFATRTLDEWTAVFETEPDFFWSPVNSLDDVLADEQFHAAGGIVDVPDPDGGSVPMVATPADFHGTPWAPRGPAPRLGQHTEEILAELRSRHR; via the coding sequence GTGACCGGACCGCTGCAGGGCATCAGGGTCATCGAACTGGGGTTGTGGGTGGCCGCGCCCGCCACGGGCGGGATCCTCGCCGACTGGGGTGCCGACGTCATCAAGGTGGAACCGCCGCAGGGGGATCCGGCCCGCATGTTCGGCCGCATGATCGGTGTCGACACCGGCGCCAACCCGCCCTTCGAGATGGACAACAGGTCCAAGCGCAGCATCGTCGCCGATCTCGGCACCGCATCGGGCAGGGCGCTGGTCGGCGACCTGCTGGCCGACGCGGACGCATTCGTCACCAACGTGCGCCCGGGTGCGCTCGCCCGGGCGGGCCTGGACTTCGCCTCGCTGGCCGAACGCAACCCGCGGCTGGTCTACGGCCTGATCACCGGCTACGGCCTCGAGGGACCGGACGCCGACCGCGCGGCCTATGACGTCGCCGCGTTCTGGGCGCGTGCCGGCATCGCCGACCTCCTCACCCGGCCGGGTGACGTGCCGCCATTCCAGCGCGGCGGCATGGGGGACCACTCGGCGGGCATGACGCTGGCCGCGGCGGTGTGCGCGGCGCTGGTGGCCCGGCAGTCCACCGGCGCCGGCCAGCTCGTCACCACGTCGCTGTACCGCCAGGGCGCCTACACCGTGAGCTTCGACCTGAACACCCTGGTGCTGACGGGCCAGCACGTCGCCATCGGCCAGCGCGAGGCGATGGGCAACCCCTGCATGAACAACTACGCCACCGCCGACGGCCGCCGGTTCTGGATCGTCGGGTTGCAGGGCGACCGGCACTGGCCGGCGCTGTGCCGGGCCGTGGGCCGCACCGAGTGGCTCGACGACGAGCGGTACGCGACGCCCCGCGCCCGAGCGGTCAACGCCCGCGATCTCGTCGCCGCGCTCGACGCCGTCTTCGCGACGAGGACGCTCGACGAGTGGACGGCGGTGTTCGAGACCGAGCCGGACTTCTTCTGGTCGCCGGTGAACTCACTGGACGACGTGCTCGCCGACGAGCAGTTCCACGCCGCCGGTGGCATCGTCGACGTCCCCGACCCGGACGGCGGCAGCGTGCCCATGGTCGCCACGCCCGCGGACTTCCACGGCACCCCGTGGGCGCCGCGTGGACCGGCGCCGCGGCTCGGCCAGCACACCGAGGAGATCCTCGCCGAGCTGCGGTCCCGTCACCGGTGA
- a CDS encoding fasciclin domain-containing protein — protein MNVKTLLCSTVSAAAAAGLLFSAAGTAAAEPATGLVGPGCAAYAAQNPVGPASVTGMAMDPVAVAASNNPMLKTLTAALSGKLNPNVNLVDTLNSNPGLTVFAPTDDAFAKIDPATIEKLKTDSDLLTKILTYHVVEGQASPAQVVGTHKTLQGADVTVTNAAMGMGEDLKVNDASVVCGGVKTANATVYLIDTVLMPPM, from the coding sequence ATGAACGTCAAGACCCTGCTGTGTTCCACGGTCAGCGCCGCCGCCGCGGCCGGCCTGCTGTTCTCCGCCGCGGGCACCGCGGCCGCCGAGCCCGCCACCGGCCTGGTGGGCCCCGGCTGCGCCGCCTACGCCGCGCAGAATCCCGTCGGCCCCGCCTCGGTCACCGGCATGGCGATGGACCCGGTCGCGGTCGCCGCGTCGAACAACCCGATGCTCAAGACCCTCACCGCGGCGCTCTCGGGCAAGCTCAACCCGAACGTCAACCTGGTCGACACGCTGAACTCCAACCCCGGTCTGACGGTGTTCGCGCCGACCGACGACGCGTTCGCGAAGATCGACCCGGCCACGATCGAGAAGCTGAAGACCGATTCGGACCTGCTGACCAAGATCCTGACCTACCACGTGGTGGAGGGCCAGGCCAGCCCGGCGCAGGTGGTCGGTACGCACAAGACCCTGCAGGGCGCCGACGTCACCGTCACCAACGCGGCCATGGGCATGGGCGAGGACCTGAAGGTGAATGACGCCTCGGTGGTGTGCGGCGGCGTCAAGACCGCCAACGCCACGGTCTACCTCATCGACACGGTGCTCATGCCCCCGATGTGA
- a CDS encoding DUF2631 domain-containing protein, whose translation MANTEVERHTGVDVEDVPSANWGWSKENPRVIHISMILGTIFILCMLRGNHVGHVEDLFLIGFAALLIVFVIRDWWLRRRGWTR comes from the coding sequence GTGGCCAACACCGAGGTGGAACGGCACACCGGTGTCGACGTCGAGGACGTCCCGTCGGCGAACTGGGGCTGGTCGAAGGAGAACCCCCGGGTCATCCACATCAGCATGATCCTGGGCACGATCTTCATCCTGTGCATGCTGCGCGGCAACCACGTCGGGCACGTCGAGGACCTGTTCCTCATCGGCTTCGCGGCGCTGCTGATCGTCTTCGTCATCCGCGACTGGTGGCTGCGCCGCCGCGGCTGGACGCGCTGA
- a CDS encoding TetR/AcrR family transcriptional regulator — MTVEHDVGDGTSTRRRILAATTEVLARNGQSKLSLSEVATQAGVSRPTLYRWFASKEELLNAFGIYEREMFDSGISQATAGLRGTEKLDAALQFIVSYQQSYSGVRVVDIEPEVVIAQLDRVIPVMRTRLERLLQGPNRSVKAATAIRVAVCHYIVRSDDGDQFLAQLRHAVGIKAPSGD; from the coding sequence ATGACCGTCGAGCACGACGTGGGTGACGGCACCTCCACGCGCCGGCGGATCCTGGCCGCCACGACCGAGGTGCTGGCGCGCAACGGTCAGTCCAAGCTGAGCCTGTCCGAGGTCGCGACGCAGGCCGGAGTCTCGCGGCCGACGCTGTACCGCTGGTTCGCCTCCAAGGAGGAGCTGCTCAACGCCTTCGGCATCTACGAGCGGGAGATGTTCGACTCCGGCATCAGCCAGGCGACGGCGGGCCTGCGCGGCACCGAGAAGCTCGACGCGGCGTTGCAGTTCATCGTGTCCTACCAGCAGTCCTACTCCGGGGTCCGGGTCGTCGACATCGAACCCGAGGTGGTGATCGCCCAGCTCGACCGCGTCATCCCGGTGATGCGGACGCGCCTGGAGCGGTTGCTGCAGGGCCCCAACCGCTCGGTCAAGGCGGCCACCGCGATTCGAGTCGCGGTGTGCCACTACATCGTTCGCAGCGACGACGGCGACCAGTTCCTGGCGCAGCTGCGGCACGCGGTCGGCATCAAGGCGCCGTCCGGGGACTGA
- a CDS encoding LLM class F420-dependent oxidoreductase: MRFAVTHPMHSHPYHPELVTGASVTAIAVAAERAGFAGLGFTDHPAPTEKWLTSGGHDALDPFVAMGFAAAGTTTLRLIPNVVVLPYRNPFVVAKAGATLDVLSGGRFTLAVGVGYLKREFDALGVDFDERSDLVEEALAVIEAVWTGDDVSFTGRHFTARGVTAHPRPVTQPHPPIWIGGNTGAARRRAARYGAGWCPFTASAVLARTARTATMETLADLRAGIDDLRRRCEERGRDPNAMDVAFATAVGGSPGEPGFDADAYLEGIDALAALGVTWVQVRIPGDGLAHALDAIEEFGHGVIAAHP; this comes from the coding sequence ATGCGGTTCGCCGTCACCCATCCCATGCACAGCCACCCCTATCACCCGGAGTTGGTGACCGGGGCGAGCGTCACGGCGATCGCCGTCGCGGCCGAGCGAGCCGGGTTCGCCGGCCTCGGCTTCACCGACCACCCGGCGCCGACCGAGAAGTGGCTGACCTCCGGCGGGCACGACGCCCTGGACCCGTTCGTCGCCATGGGCTTCGCGGCCGCGGGGACGACGACGCTGCGGCTCATCCCCAACGTCGTCGTGCTGCCCTACCGCAACCCGTTCGTGGTGGCCAAGGCCGGCGCGACGCTCGACGTGCTGTCCGGCGGCCGCTTCACGCTCGCCGTCGGGGTCGGGTACCTCAAGCGCGAATTCGATGCGCTCGGCGTGGACTTCGACGAGCGCAGCGATCTGGTCGAGGAGGCGCTCGCCGTGATCGAGGCGGTGTGGACCGGCGACGACGTCAGCTTCACCGGACGGCACTTCACCGCCCGCGGCGTCACCGCCCACCCGCGCCCGGTCACCCAACCGCATCCGCCCATCTGGATCGGCGGCAACACCGGCGCCGCGCGGCGCCGGGCCGCACGCTACGGCGCCGGGTGGTGCCCGTTCACCGCGTCGGCGGTGCTGGCCCGCACCGCCCGCACCGCGACGATGGAGACCCTCGCCGACCTGCGCGCCGGCATCGACGACCTGCGCCGGCGGTGCGAGGAACGCGGCCGTGACCCGAACGCCATGGACGTCGCCTTCGCCACCGCCGTCGGCGGTTCGCCCGGCGAGCCCGGGTTCGACGCGGACGCCTACCTCGAGGGGATCGACGCCCTCGCCGCGCTCGGGGTCACGTGGGTGCAGGTCCGCATCCCCGGCGACGGCCTCGCCCACGCCCTGGACGCCATCGAGGAGTTCGGCCACGGCGTCATCGCCGCCCACCCATAG
- a CDS encoding WS/DGAT/MGAT family O-acyltransferase — MRRLNGVDALMLYTEAPETHMHTLKVGIVDVAGMREPFDVEVFRRIARERLHALAPLRYQLVDIPLRLHHPMWRENEEIDYDYHLRQVVVPSPGGRRELDEVIGHLASTPLDRSRPLWEMYVAEGLAGDRIVIIHKVHHVLADGVASSNQMAWAIQPHPPELSTAPLVSRDADRTAAGLLLAAARDHARMAWRLPGLLLRTSTGVARVQRRAWERGRHPELAAAFAPPPSFLNHVVSPVRRFATAPLALADVKQTAKALGVTLNDMVLATAAGALRELLIRYDGAADRPLVAGVPVSYGNPDRLSGNEFSYLTPSLAVHVADPLKRVELTSVATRIAKENHQLLGPSLLPAWMNYLPPAVAPAAFTWQAGRMESSAVMNLTISNVPGPRERGSIEGATIAEIYSVGPLVIGSGMNITVWSYVDQLNVSVLTDDLTTGDPHEVTDAMVRSFAEIRRAAGLTGPLTTVADALPPVTVAR; from the coding sequence GTGCGGCGACTCAATGGCGTGGACGCCCTCATGCTGTACACCGAGGCGCCCGAAACCCACATGCACACCCTGAAGGTGGGCATCGTCGACGTCGCCGGCATGCGCGAGCCGTTCGACGTCGAGGTGTTCCGGCGCATCGCCCGCGAACGGCTGCACGCGCTGGCACCGCTGCGCTATCAGCTCGTCGACATCCCGCTGCGCCTGCACCACCCGATGTGGCGGGAGAACGAGGAGATCGACTACGACTACCACCTGCGCCAGGTCGTCGTGCCCTCGCCGGGAGGTCGCCGCGAACTCGACGAGGTGATCGGCCACCTCGCCAGCACCCCGCTCGACCGCAGCCGGCCGCTGTGGGAGATGTACGTCGCCGAAGGGCTCGCCGGCGACCGGATCGTCATCATCCACAAGGTGCACCACGTGCTGGCCGACGGCGTCGCCTCGTCGAACCAGATGGCCTGGGCCATCCAGCCGCATCCGCCCGAGCTGTCCACTGCGCCGCTGGTGAGCCGCGACGCCGACCGCACCGCCGCCGGCCTGCTGCTGGCGGCCGCGCGCGACCACGCCCGGATGGCGTGGCGGCTGCCCGGGCTGCTGCTTCGGACGTCCACGGGGGTGGCCCGGGTTCAGCGCCGCGCCTGGGAGCGCGGCCGCCATCCCGAGCTGGCCGCGGCGTTCGCGCCGCCGCCCTCGTTCCTCAACCACGTCGTGTCCCCGGTCCGCCGGTTCGCCACCGCGCCGCTGGCGCTGGCCGACGTCAAGCAGACGGCCAAGGCGCTCGGCGTCACGCTCAACGACATGGTGCTGGCCACCGCGGCGGGCGCGCTGCGCGAGCTGCTCATCCGCTACGACGGCGCCGCCGACCGCCCGCTGGTGGCCGGCGTCCCGGTGAGCTACGGCAACCCGGACCGCCTCTCGGGCAACGAGTTCAGCTATCTGACGCCGTCACTGGCCGTGCACGTCGCCGATCCCCTCAAGCGCGTCGAGTTGACGTCCGTCGCGACGCGCATCGCGAAGGAGAACCACCAGCTGCTGGGCCCCAGTCTGCTGCCGGCGTGGATGAACTACCTGCCCCCGGCGGTGGCACCGGCGGCGTTCACGTGGCAGGCCGGCCGGATGGAGTCCAGCGCCGTGATGAACCTGACCATCTCCAACGTCCCGGGACCGCGCGAGCGGGGCTCCATCGAGGGCGCGACGATCGCCGAGATCTACTCGGTGGGACCGCTCGTCATCGGCAGCGGCATGAACATCACGGTGTGGAGTTACGTCGACCAGCTCAACGTCTCGGTGCTGACCGACGACCTGACGACCGGCGACCCGCACGAGGTCACCGACGCCATGGTGCGGTCGTTCGCCGAGATCCGCCGAGCAGCGGGCCTGACCGGACCGCTCACCACGGTCGCCGACGCACTACCGCCGGTGACCGTCGCCAGGTGA
- a CDS encoding acyl-CoA dehydrogenase family protein gives MDFARVDLSEEDRAFRDRLRAFLADVVTDEVIERDRRTGENFDEAVHLALGRERYLERDYQDEAAGGFDAVRRRIWQLEVGRAHTPWFHWGTTAMVAKAVQRFGSPDLVDEVLDGVLAGRVRLCLGFTEPDGGSDVATCQTRAVRDGEGWIVNGSKMYTSNAHNAQYVFLLTNTDPTASKHRSLTMFLVPLDSPGVEIQPIRTVDGDRTNITYYTDVRVDDRYRLGEVHGGWAVLREALDAEHGTVARDTGGLEAIAVMAEHLLLLAEGIDRVAAVLGTPAADGRRRIDDDAVAYRLGLDVARVEAAASTPGMFGRVAIAQTMRDTSSDLMNLLGVAAALPSGTPGAVDDGGEYLFRLASPMGIYGGTLEVFRNMIAQHALGLGRPAYGGAR, from the coding sequence ATGGACTTCGCACGGGTCGACCTGTCCGAGGAGGACCGGGCGTTCCGCGACCGGTTGCGCGCCTTCCTGGCCGACGTCGTCACCGACGAGGTGATCGAACGCGACCGCCGCACCGGCGAGAACTTCGACGAGGCAGTGCATCTCGCGCTCGGTCGCGAGCGGTACCTGGAACGGGACTACCAGGACGAGGCGGCCGGGGGCTTCGACGCGGTCCGGCGACGGATCTGGCAACTCGAGGTCGGCCGGGCCCATACGCCGTGGTTCCACTGGGGCACCACCGCGATGGTGGCCAAGGCGGTCCAGCGCTTCGGCTCACCAGATCTCGTCGACGAGGTGCTCGACGGCGTGCTCGCCGGCCGGGTGCGACTGTGCCTCGGTTTCACCGAGCCCGACGGCGGGTCGGACGTCGCGACTTGCCAGACCCGGGCGGTCCGCGACGGCGAGGGGTGGATCGTCAACGGCTCGAAGATGTACACCTCCAACGCGCACAACGCCCAATACGTCTTCCTGCTGACCAACACCGACCCGACCGCGTCGAAGCACCGCAGCCTCACCATGTTCCTGGTCCCGCTGGATAGCCCCGGCGTCGAGATCCAGCCCATCCGCACCGTCGACGGCGACCGCACCAACATCACCTACTACACCGACGTCCGCGTCGACGACCGCTACCGGCTGGGTGAGGTGCACGGCGGCTGGGCGGTGCTGCGGGAGGCGCTCGACGCCGAACACGGCACGGTCGCCCGCGACACCGGCGGCCTGGAGGCCATCGCAGTGATGGCCGAACACCTGCTGTTGCTGGCCGAGGGCATCGACCGGGTGGCCGCGGTGCTCGGCACCCCGGCCGCCGACGGTCGTCGCCGGATCGACGACGACGCGGTGGCTTATCGGCTGGGTCTCGACGTCGCCCGCGTCGAGGCCGCGGCCAGCACACCGGGGATGTTCGGTCGGGTCGCGATCGCGCAGACGATGCGCGACACCAGCAGTGACCTGATGAACCTGCTCGGCGTCGCGGCGGCACTGCCCTCGGGAACGCCCGGCGCCGTCGACGACGGCGGCGAGTACCTCTTCCGGCTGGCCTCGCCCATGGGCATCTACGGCGGCACCCTCGAGGTGTTCCGCAACATGATCGCCCAGCATGCGCTGGGACTCGGCCGGCCCGCGTACGGCGGCGCCCGCTGA